GCGCGCGACGAACTCCTCAAAACCGTCGAGTTCGTCCGGCGCCTGAATGAAGCTGCGGATATGCTCGACACCCCGCGCCTGCACCTCTGGGCTGACGTCGACGATGATCAGGGCCTTCACCTTTTCGGGGTGGCGGGCCGTGAAGGTGATCGAGTTGATGCCGCCCATCGACATGCCCATCAAGATGAATGTGGACAGGCCGATGGCATCGGTGAGGGCATCGACGTCGGCGGCCTGGGTCTGGCGTGTGTAGTCCCCGTCGGCTGCCCAGTCGCTGTCACCGTGGCCGCGCTGGTCCAGGCAGAGGACGCGATAAGCGTCCGCCAGCTCGGCGGCGACCTCGTCCCAGCTGTGTGCCGTCTGCGTGATGCCGTGCAGGCACAGCACCGGCGGCTGAGTGGCCGCGCCCCATTCCACGCAATGAAAACTCAGGCCGCGCGCCCTGACGTAACGGTCCTGTGCTGTCGGCATGCTCCCTCCACTAAGGCACTCGATGTTTCACACTCAACGGATTTGAGTCAAGTGTCGTCCGAAGCCGCGTGCGGCGATCCGACGGGAAGCGGTCCCGCCGTACTTTCGGGTCGAGGTCCTGCCTCGCGCGAGGTCCTTGCCTAACACGGAGGCTCGCCATGGATAAGGAGACGGCGTTCCATGCCATCATGCTTTCGGAGTTGCCCCAGGTGGGCGACAAGGCGGCGGCGCGCATCCTGGCGTTGAACCGGGAACGCCATCACAGCTTCGCCACGTTCTTCCGCCTCCCCGAAGCCGTGCTGCGTGAGGATTACCGGCTGCATCCGACCGCGATCACGCGGCTGTGCTCGCAGCGGCAGGAGCACGAGACCCGGTGCCAATGGCTTCTCGATCAGTTGGCAACGGCCGGCGGCGACGCCTACCTGCCGGACGCGGCAGCGTATCCCGGACGCGTGCGGCGGCGACTCGAGCCGCCACCCGCCGTGCTCTACAGCTTCGGGTCTCCGGCTCCGCTACGCGCGCCGACGTTGGCGGTGCTCAACTCACGCACGCTCGGCGAGCAGGCGGTTTCGGCAAGCTTGGCGGCGGTGCAAGCCGCCGCAACGCAGGGGTTCACGCTGGTCAGCGGCGGCATGAAGACGACCCATCGCATCGCCGCGGTCGCCGGCCGCGCCGCGGCAGCAGCCCGGGTCATCGTGTTGGACCGAGGCATCTTCGCCACCTTCGGCGCCCGCCTCGACCGTGATCCGTTCGGTTTCGGACCGGGCCGCATGGCATTGGACGCCGAACGGACGTTGGTGCTGTCACCCTTCCGGCTGATGGATCACGCCGTGCCGCGCAACGGCCCCCGCCGCGACGAGCTGGTCGCGGCGCTCGCGGACGTCATCATCGCCGTCCATGCCCGCCCCGGCGGCGAGATCGAGCGCGTCTGCCTCGAAGCCCTGGACCGCGGCCAATGCGTCTTGTCCTGGTACGGCGAAAATGCCGGTCTGGTAGCCGCCGGCGCAACGGCGATCGAGGAAGCGGATCTGCGCGGCTTGAGCCGCTACCTCACCCGGTAATCGCGTCACCCTGAGCGCCAGAGACTAAGAGCTTGTGAAGAATTCGATTCCCGCGCCACCACCGGGGTGGAGCAACGCTCCAGCCCGGTGGAGGTGTGCGAAAATCCGCCACACTTTCTTGAGGGCGGGAGCGCTGCTCCCGCCCGCCTGCCCTACCCCGGCTACGCCGTCTCGAAGTAGATGTTCTTCACCTCGGTGTAGTGCTCCATGGCGTGCATGCCGAGCTCGCGGCCGAGGCCGGACTGCTGGTAGCCGCCGAAAGGGGCTTGGAGGTGAACGCTCGCTGAGGAGTTCACTGAAAGGACGCCGGTGCGCACGGCGCGCGCCACGCGCAGGCCGCGCTTGAGGTCGTTGGTCCACAACGAACCGGACAATCCGTAGATCGTGTCGTTGGCGATCGCCACCGCTTCGTCTTCGGTCTCGAATGTCATGACCACGGCGACGGGGCCGAAGATCTCCTCGTCGACGATGCGCATCCGCGGCCGCGCCTCGGCGAACACTGCCGGGCGCAGGAAATACCCCGGCCCGTGCAGCCGCTCACCGCCGCAGACCAAGCGGGCGCCTTCGGTCTTGCCGATCGCAATGTACGACTCGGCACGCTCGCGTTGGCTCGCCGACACCAGCGGACCCATCTGCGTCGCCTCGGCCAGCGGATCACCAATGGCGAGCGCCTGCGTCGCAACCGTCATCGCGTCGACGAACTGCCCGGCAATGCGGCGCTCCACGATGACGCGCGAGCGCGCGCAGCAATCTTGGCCGGCGTTGGCGAACACCGACGCCACCGCCTCGCGGGCTACCTCCCCGATGTCCACGTCGGCAAAGATGATGTTCGGCGACTTACCACCGAGCTCGAGACCGATGCGCTTGATGGTACCTGCCGCCGCGGTCATGATGGCGCGGCCGGTGGCCGTCTCGCCGGTGAAACCGATCTTCGCCACATCCGGATGCGCCGCCAGCGCCGCGCCTATGGCCGCCCCCGGCCCCGGCACGACGTTGAGCACGCCCGGTGGCACACCCGCCTCGAGCCCCAACTCACCCAGGCGCAGCGCTGTCAGTGGCGTCAGGCTCGCCGGCTTGAGCACGACGGTATTGCCGCAGGCGAGCGCGGGGGCAAGCTTCCAGGTCGCGATCACCATCGGGAAGTTCCACGGCACGATGAGGCCGACGACACCGAGCGGGTCGTGCAGCGTGATGTCGAGGCCCCCCTTCTTCACCGAGATGGTCTGCCCGCAGAACTTGTCGGCGGCGCCGGCGTAGTAGCGCAAGGTGTCGGCGACGTGACCCGCTTCCCAGCGCGCGTCGCCGATCGGCTTGCCGACGTTGCGCGCTTCGAGCACCGCCAGCTCTTCGGCGTGGGCGCGGACGACATCGGCAAAGCGAAACAGGACCTCGGCGCGCGCCACCGGCGTCAACGCGGCCCACGTTGGGTACGCTGCTTTCGCCGCCGTCACAGCGGCTTCCAGATCACTCGGGCCGGCCGCAGCCACTTCGTCGAAGGGCTCGCCGAGCGCCGGCTCGATGACGCGGATCACACTCTGACCAGTGGGCCGCCGATCGCCAATCAACAACGGATGCATGGCGCTCCTCCCCTATTCCGCCGTGACGTACGCGCCCGTGGTCCCGCCGTCGACCAGGAAGGCGGTGCCGTTGACGTACGACGATTCGCCGGAGGCGAGATACAGCGCAGCGGCGGCAATCTCTTCCGGCTCCGCCAGCCGACCCATCGGCAAGTGCACAAGGCGGCGCGCACGACGCGCAGGATCGGCGAGCAGCGACTGCAACAGCGGCGTATTCACCGGCCCCGGACACAAGGCATTGGCGCGAATGCCACGGCGGGCAAACTCGATGGCGATCTCCCGCGTCAGCGCCAGCACGCCGCCCTTGGATGCCGTGTAGGCGCTCTGCGAGGTCGCTGAGCCGATCACCGCAACGAACGACGCGGTGTTGATAACCGAACCACCGCCGGCGCGCAGCAATGCGGGAATACCGTATTTGCAGCCCAGGAAGACACCCTTCAGGTTCACGGCGATGACGTGATCGAACACCGCCTCGTCGGTATCGACGACGGAGCCGTCGGCGTCGGGAAAGATTCCCGCATTATTGAACAGCACGTGCAACGCGCCGAACTGGGACTCGGCAAACGCGATCATCGCCTGCACGTCGGCGGCCTTACTCACGTCGGCGCGGATGAAGGCAGCGGTGCCACCGCGCGCGTTGACCTCATCGACGGCCGCGCGGCCGGCCCGTTCGTCGGCATCAACGGCTACGACCCGTGCCCCCTCGGCGGCGAACAGTTTGGCCGCGGCGCGGCCAATGCCGCCGCCTGCGCCAGTGATCAATGCGACCTTGTTTTCCAAACGTCTCAGCATTGTTGCGATCCTCCAATCTGGGACAAGAAGGCAAAAGGCAAGCCTTTTGCCTTCTTGCCTTGCGTCACCTCTTTCTCCCGGCCGCTGCCACCAACGCAGCAAACAGCCCTCGCTGCGGCGCTTCATCGAGCTGCATCTCCGGATGCCACTGCACTCCGATGCACCACGGATGCTCGGTGTGCTCGACGGCTTCGATCACGCCGTCTTCCGCCCAGGCCACGGGACGCAACCCGTCGCCGAGCCGATCGATCGCCTGATGATGCCACGAGCACACCTCTGTCTGCGTGGCGCCCAGCATCCGCCCCACACGGCTGCTCGGCTCGAGGCGCACGGAGTGCCGTGAGGCGAGACGCGGCGGCAGCCGGTGCGGCACGCGGTCGCCGAAACGCTTGGGGACATGCACATGCAGGGTCCCGCCGCACACGACGTTGAGCACCTGCATGCCGCGACAGATGCACAGCAACGCCAGGCAGGGCCGGGCGAGCGCCGCGCGCGCCAGGGCGAACTCAAACTGGTCGCGCTCCTCCGACACCATGTAAATCGTCTCGTGCGGCTCGCCACCGTAGGCGGCAGGTGCGATGTCGCCGCCGCCGGCGAGGATGAGTCCATCGACGAGATCGAGCAAGCGCGCCGGTTCTGGTTCACCCGGCGGCAACACCAGCGGCGTGGCGCCCGCCGCACGCACGCCGTCGACGTAGCCGCACGGCAAGCTGAAGGCCGGCGGCTGCCCGTCACGCGCGTACGATGAGATGCCGATCACGAGTGGACGCGACATGAGCGGGGGTGACAGTGACCTCAGGCGCGCTCCAGAAACCGCCGGCGCTCCCACGAGGTCACCACCTCGTCGAACTTGCGCTGCTCGGTACGCGCGAAGTGCAGCAGATGCTCCACCACCTCCGCGCCGAAGGCGCTGCGGAACAGCGCTGACGACTCGAACTCGGTGATCGCCTCGGGCAGGCTCTTCGGTATGGTGGGCAGATCGCCGGCGGCGTACACGTCGCCGCGAAACATCGGCGGCGGCTCAATGTGATTCGCCACGCCGTCCAGCCCGGCCGCCAGCGTGGCCGCGAATGCCAGGTACGGGTTGGCGTCGGCGCCGGGCATGCGGCACTCGACCCGCAACGACGGGCCGCGACCGACGATGCGGAAGCCGGCGGTGCGGTTGTCGTACGACCACGCAATCCCGGTCGGCGCGAACGAGCCGGCGCGGAAGCGCTTGTAGGAGTTGACGTACGGCGCGAACAGCAGCGTGCAGGCGCGCGCGTGGCGCATCAGGCCGCCGAGCCACCAGCGGAAGTGATCCGGCAGTTGCGCCAGGTCTCCGCTGAACGCGCCGCCGCTGCCCGCGAACAGCGATGTCTTGCCGTCCGCCGACCACAAGCTCGAGTGCAGGTGTGCCGAGCTGCCGGCGTAGCGCTCGTCGAACTTCGCCATGAAGGTGACCGCGAGCCCCTGCTGGATGGCCACTTCCTTGGCGATCTGCTTGTAGATCACGTGGCGGTCCGCCATCTCCAGGAAGTCGGTGAAGCGCACGTTGATCTCGTGCTGGCCGGGGCCCCACTCGCCCTTGGAGAACTCCACCGGCACACCCGAGCCGGCGAGATGCCGGCGGATCGCGCCGATCAGCCCCTCGACCTTCGCGCCTTGGAGGATGTGGTAGTCCTCGACGTACCAGCCGAACGGTTCGAGGTTCTCGAAACTCTTGCGTTGCGCCGACTCGTAGGTCTCGCGCAGCACGAAGAACTCCAGTTCGGAAGCACCCATGGGCAGGACACCCATCGCCGCGGCGCGTTCCAACTGGCGCTTGAGAATGGTTCGCGGCGCCACGTCGACCAGCGCGCCGGTCTCTTCGTTGTGCACGTCGCAGAGCGCGAGCACTGTACGCTCCAGCCAGGTGGCGCGGCGCAGCGTCGCCAGGTCGGGTGTACAATGCACGTCGCCGTAGCCGTCGGCCCACGACGCGAAGTGGTAGCCGGGCACCGGGTCCATCTCCATGTCGCAGGCGAGCAGGTAATCGCAGACATGCATGCCGTGCCCGAGCACCTCGTCGCAGAAAAACTGGCCGCTGATGCGCTTCCCCACCAACCGGCCGTAGAGGTCGGGGAACGCGGTAAGCACGGTATCGATCTCGCCGAGTTGGACGGACTTGCGCAGCTCCGTCTCGCTCAGCACCCCGATCGGACGCCCGTCACCCATGGCGTTTGTGTAGCACGGCCCCGGCCGGGGTGGGAACAGGGGTGGGCAGCAGCGGCGCCTCCAGGCTACCGCGGTCGCGCCACTCTGAACACTTACAGCCGTTTTGCCGCGCGCCAGGGCCTTTACGCTGAGGGCTGAATGCTGCTAGCGAGGGTAGAATGGCGATGCACGCACCACTCACCCGCGAGATCGACGACGGTCCTTCGGGTCCCCGCGTGGCGGCGTTCTTCGACGTTGACCGCACGCTGATTGCCGGCTTTTCGACCCTGCAGTTCCTGCGCGACAGCGTACGCAACGGTCTGATGAAACCGGCGGATTTTGCGGAGGCGGTGGTTGCGGCGGCGCGCTTCCAGCTCGGATACACCGGCTTCTCCGGTTTCGTCACCGGCTCGGCGGCAATGCTGCGCGGCCGTTCCGAGGCCGAGTTCGAGGAGATGAGTGAACGCATTTTCACGGAGAGACTAGCCACCCAGATCTATCCGGAGTCGCGAGCGCTGGTCCAAGCCCATCACCGCAAAGCCCACACCCTGGCGGTGGTGTCCGCGGCAACGCCCTACCAGGTCGAACCGCTGGCACTCGAGTTGGAGATTCCCCACGTGCTCTGTACCCGCCTGCAGGTGCGCCAGGGACGATTCACCGGCAAGGTTGCGCGGCCGACCTGTTATGGTGAGGGCAAGGCTCGGGCGGTACGCGGTTTTGCCGCCGCGCACGGCATCGATCTGGCGCAGAGCTACTTCTACACTGATAGTGACGAGGATCTACCGCTGCTTGAAATCGTCGGCCATCCCCGGCCGACGAACCCGAACCAAGGGTTGGCGCAGATCGCCGCCACACGCGGCTGGCCGGTTCGACGCTTTACCAGCCGGGGCACGCCCGGCATCGCCGCAGTGCTGCGAACGTCGCTTGCGGTCGGCAGCCTCGTCCCGTCGCTGCTCCTTGGTTTGCCGGCGGGCGTGCTGAACCGCAGTTGGCGGCGTGCCATCAACATCACCTTGGCGACCTGGGGTGAGCTGGGCACGGCGCTGGCGGGTGTGGAGCTACAAATCACAGGAGAAGAACACCTGTGGTCGCACCGCCCGGCGGTGTTCATCTTCAACCATCAGAGCGGGCTCGACATGCTGCTGCTCTGCAAGCTGCTGCGGCGCGACATGATCGGCATCGCCAAGCAGGAGATGCGACTGAATCCCATCTTCGGCCCCGCCTTGGCTCTGGCGGGAACCGTGTTCATCGACCGCTTCGACCGAGACAAGGCGATCGAGGCGCTGCAACCGGCGGTGGAAGCGTTGCAGCAAGGGCTGTCGATCGCGATTGCCCCTGAGGGCACGCGCAGTCCGACACCGAGTGTCGGCCGTTTCAAGAAGGGCGCCTTCCATCTTGCGATGGCGGCGAAGGTGCCGATCGTACCGATCGTCTTCCGCAACACGCTCGATGCGCTGCCCAAGCACGCCGTCGTCGTTCGGCCGGCAACCGTCGAGGTCGTCGTTCATCCACCGATACCGACCAGCGCTTGGAAACCCGAGGAGCTTGACCGGGAGATCGCGGCCATCCACCGTCTTTTTGTGGACACGCTCAATGTCTGAGCGAGTGGGTGACAAGATAGGGGACGAAACGTCCCTCTCTTCCTGTTCCAAAGGCGCCCCGTGCCAGCGCCCGCAACCCGAGCTGGGAAGGAGTAGCCTGAAGACAATGGAGGCCGAACATGCCTGAGTCGCGCGCGATCAAGAAGCTGACCAAGGAGGCGTACATCAGCCTCGCTACCTTCCGGCGCAACGGCAAGGCCGTCGAAACGCCGGTGTGGTTCGCGATCCTGGGCGGCAAGCTCTACGTCGTCACCGACGGCACCTCGGCCAAGGTCAAGCGCATCCGTGCGACCAAGCGGGTGCGCGTCGCGCCGTGCGACGTCTGGGGAGGCGTGAGCGGGGACTGGATCGACGGCAGCGGACGAATCCTCAAAGAGAAGGGGCTCATTGAGCGCGCGCATGCCGCGCTACGCGCGAAGTATGGCTGGCAGATGTGGCTGCTCGACACGACCTCGCGTGTCTTCGGGCGTATCGGCCGCCGCGCCTATCTCGAGCTGTCAGTGGGTGCTGCGGGCGTGGCTCCTGAGTAACTCGCGCGCCTTCACTCCGCGTCCGCGGCCACATCGGCAAAGGCTGCGTTGGCACGCTCAATGATCTCGTCGACGAGCGTGTGTGTCGCTGATGACCGTCGACAGCGCGATCATGCCGCACACTACGGCAAGTCCTCGCGTGTCAAATCAAGCTGCTTCAACATGGCTAGCAGGAGACCGGGAGATGGCTCTTTGCGGCGGTCCTTCAGCACCGTGAATCGATCTCGGGGGCTATGATTGAGCCTCTCGCGTCATCTCGATCATCGTGCGCCGGAAGCCGAGTTGCTCGAACAGCCGTTGCGCATCGCGATTCTTCTCCGCCGTCCACAGCATCACTCGCGGTGCGCCGCGGGTGATCAGCCACGCGGCCGCGGTCTCGATCAAACGCGTCCCGACGCCGACGCCGCGCGCGCCGGGGTCGACAACGACATCGTGGATGAAGCCGGCGACGTCACGCAGCTCCTTCCACGACCGCGGCTCGAGGCCCGCATAGACGTAGCCAACGATCGCCCCGCCACGTTCGGCGACGAAGATTGCCACGTCCTCGTCTGCGAGCTGCGTTCCGAGGAAGTGGGCGTATTCCTCTTCCACTCGCGGCCCCGGCGCGAGGAAGCGACGTGAGTCGAAGGCGTGATGAGCACGAACGAGCGCGGCACCGAAGCGTCCGACGGCGGACACATCCCGCGGTTCGGCGCGTCGAATGAGAACCGAATCATCTCTTGTCATGCTGACAGATTACTTTGACGGGTGCGCTGGCGCGAGCGAAGCTCACCGGGGTCGCCTTCGACGGCCGCCGCATCAGCAAGGACCGTCGTGAGGGTCAAGCCTGGATTCCTATCCTTTACCCAACTGCGCGCTTCTCCGGCGATGCCCGCATCGACACGAGGTGTCTCCTCAGAAAGCTCCAGCGCGTCGGTTCACGATGAAAGCACGCAGCACCCACGGCCAAACCTTGCGGCGCAGGAGATCTGCGGCCACCTGTGGATTCCGACCTCGGGACGTATCGGAACGACTCTGGGGAGTTTCGCAGCATGGAGACGGGATGCCAGCATGATGCGGCTGGATTACCTGACAACGTCTCGCGGCTCACCACTGGTAAACGCTGCCGGCGTTCGACTATACGTTATTAGGCTCGCCGATGATTCTGATCCGGGTACTGATTGGTCTGTCTGTCCTTTTCTACGGGCGCCAGCTCTTCTGGCTGTTTGTCGGTGCGGTCGGCTTCATGCTCGCGCTGACGGTGGCGCACCAGTTTCTGATCGAAAGACCGGAGTGGCAGGTGCTGATCATTGGTCTCACGGCCGGGATGCTGGGCGCGCTCTGTGCCCTCGCGCTGGAACGGGTCGCCGTCACGGTGGCCGGATGTCTCGCCGGCGGTGCCGTCACCGTACACGTCCTAC
The Candidatus Binatia bacterium genome window above contains:
- a CDS encoding glucose 1-dehydrogenase, whose amino-acid sequence is MLRRLENKVALITGAGGGIGRAAAKLFAAEGARVVAVDADERAGRAAVDEVNARGGTAAFIRADVSKAADVQAMIAFAESQFGALHVLFNNAGIFPDADGSVVDTDEAVFDHVIAVNLKGVFLGCKYGIPALLRAGGGSVINTASFVAVIGSATSQSAYTASKGGVLALTREIAIEFARRGIRANALCPGPVNTPLLQSLLADPARRARRLVHLPMGRLAEPEEIAAAALYLASGESSYVNGTAFLVDGGTTGAYVTAE
- a CDS encoding HAD-IB family hydrolase — translated: MHAPLTREIDDGPSGPRVAAFFDVDRTLIAGFSTLQFLRDSVRNGLMKPADFAEAVVAAARFQLGYTGFSGFVTGSAAMLRGRSEAEFEEMSERIFTERLATQIYPESRALVQAHHRKAHTLAVVSAATPYQVEPLALELEIPHVLCTRLQVRQGRFTGKVARPTCYGEGKARAVRGFAAAHGIDLAQSYFYTDSDEDLPLLEIVGHPRPTNPNQGLAQIAATRGWPVRRFTSRGTPGIAAVLRTSLAVGSLVPSLLLGLPAGVLNRSWRRAINITLATWGELGTALAGVELQITGEEHLWSHRPAVFIFNHQSGLDMLLLCKLLRRDMIGIAKQEMRLNPIFGPALALAGTVFIDRFDRDKAIEALQPAVEALQQGLSIAIAPEGTRSPTPSVGRFKKGAFHLAMAAKVPIVPIVFRNTLDALPKHAVVVRPATVEVVVHPPIPTSAWKPEELDREIAAIHRLFVDTLNV
- a CDS encoding PPOX class F420-dependent oxidoreductase gives rise to the protein MPESRAIKKLTKEAYISLATFRRNGKAVETPVWFAILGGKLYVVTDGTSAKVKRIRATKRVRVAPCDVWGGVSGDWIDGSGRILKEKGLIERAHAALRAKYGWQMWLLDTTSRVFGRIGRRAYLELSVGAAGVAPE
- a CDS encoding GNAT family N-acetyltransferase codes for the protein MTRDDSVLIRRAEPRDVSAVGRFGAALVRAHHAFDSRRFLAPGPRVEEEYAHFLGTQLADEDVAIFVAERGGAIVGYVYAGLEPRSWKELRDVAGFIHDVVVDPGARGVGVGTRLIETAAAWLITRGAPRVMLWTAEKNRDAQRLFEQLGFRRTMIEMTREAQS
- a CDS encoding alpha/beta hydrolase, which codes for MPTAQDRYVRARGLSFHCVEWGAATQPPVLCLHGITQTAHSWDEVAAELADAYRVLCLDQRGHGDSDWAADGDYTRQTQAADVDALTDAIGLSTFILMGMSMGGINSITFTARHPEKVKALIIVDVSPEVQARGVEHIRSFIQAPDELDGFEEFVARAHQFNPRRSLDNIRSRLSHNLKQLPNGKWTWKYDKALRS
- a CDS encoding DNA-processing protein DprA; this encodes MDKETAFHAIMLSELPQVGDKAAARILALNRERHHSFATFFRLPEAVLREDYRLHPTAITRLCSQRQEHETRCQWLLDQLATAGGDAYLPDAAAYPGRVRRRLEPPPAVLYSFGSPAPLRAPTLAVLNSRTLGEQAVSASLAAVQAAATQGFTLVSGGMKTTHRIAAVAGRAAAAARVIVLDRGIFATFGARLDRDPFGFGPGRMALDAERTLVLSPFRLMDHAVPRNGPRRDELVAALADVIIAVHARPGGEIERVCLEALDRGQCVLSWYGENAGLVAAGATAIEEADLRGLSRYLTR
- a CDS encoding gamma-glutamyl-gamma-aminobutyrate hydrolase family protein, whose amino-acid sequence is MSRPLVIGISSYARDGQPPAFSLPCGYVDGVRAAGATPLVLPPGEPEPARLLDLVDGLILAGGGDIAPAAYGGEPHETIYMVSEERDQFEFALARAALARPCLALLCICRGMQVLNVVCGGTLHVHVPKRFGDRVPHRLPPRLASRHSVRLEPSSRVGRMLGATQTEVCSWHHQAIDRLGDGLRPVAWAEDGVIEAVEHTEHPWCIGVQWHPEMQLDEAPQRGLFAALVAAAGRKR
- a CDS encoding glutamine synthetase family protein, which produces MLSETELRKSVQLGEIDTVLTAFPDLYGRLVGKRISGQFFCDEVLGHGMHVCDYLLACDMEMDPVPGYHFASWADGYGDVHCTPDLATLRRATWLERTVLALCDVHNEETGALVDVAPRTILKRQLERAAAMGVLPMGASELEFFVLRETYESAQRKSFENLEPFGWYVEDYHILQGAKVEGLIGAIRRHLAGSGVPVEFSKGEWGPGQHEINVRFTDFLEMADRHVIYKQIAKEVAIQQGLAVTFMAKFDERYAGSSAHLHSSLWSADGKTSLFAGSGGAFSGDLAQLPDHFRWWLGGLMRHARACTLLFAPYVNSYKRFRAGSFAPTGIAWSYDNRTAGFRIVGRGPSLRVECRMPGADANPYLAFAATLAAGLDGVANHIEPPPMFRGDVYAAGDLPTIPKSLPEAITEFESSALFRSAFGAEVVEHLLHFARTEQRKFDEVVTSWERRRFLERA
- a CDS encoding aldehyde dehydrogenase family protein — protein: MHPLLIGDRRPTGQSVIRVIEPALGEPFDEVAAAGPSDLEAAVTAAKAAYPTWAALTPVARAEVLFRFADVVRAHAEELAVLEARNVGKPIGDARWEAGHVADTLRYYAGAADKFCGQTISVKKGGLDITLHDPLGVVGLIVPWNFPMVIATWKLAPALACGNTVVLKPASLTPLTALRLGELGLEAGVPPGVLNVVPGPGAAIGAALAAHPDVAKIGFTGETATGRAIMTAAAGTIKRIGLELGGKSPNIIFADVDIGEVAREAVASVFANAGQDCCARSRVIVERRIAGQFVDAMTVATQALAIGDPLAEATQMGPLVSASQRERAESYIAIGKTEGARLVCGGERLHGPGYFLRPAVFAEARPRMRIVDEEIFGPVAVVMTFETEDEAVAIANDTIYGLSGSLWTNDLKRGLRVARAVRTGVLSVNSSASVHLQAPFGGYQQSGLGRELGMHAMEHYTEVKNIYFETA